A stretch of the uncultured Trichococcus sp. genome encodes the following:
- a CDS encoding 5-methyltetrahydropteroyltriglutamate--homocysteine S-methyltransferase, which produces MTTVEKTTTLPFRADHVGSFLRTEPLKEARLKFAAGEIDAAALDKVETEEITKLVKDQKENGLRGFTDGEFRRSWWHIDFIENLNGFEGYVPEHGYDFGDVEVRKYAFRNVGKISFNPDHPFLAAFKSLNEIVGDQGVAKFTIPSPNEVFYPGYRNEEIYPSVEAYQADVQQAYIDAVQAFYDLGCRYLQLDDVHWGFLCNFADDTEEYKASKRVAAENVQAIIEAKPADLVLTTHVCRGNYKSHHSLEGAYDPIAEELFGQTSFDGYFLEYDTDRSGGFEPLAYFKGKGRIVLGLVTSKTAELEDKEEIKARIKEASKYVPLDQLALSTQCGFASTEEGNLLSEEEQWAKVRHVVEITKEVWPED; this is translated from the coding sequence ATGACAACAGTAGAAAAAACAACAACTTTACCTTTCAGAGCCGACCACGTAGGGAGCTTTTTGCGTACGGAACCTTTGAAAGAAGCGCGCTTGAAATTTGCAGCAGGCGAAATCGATGCAGCCGCTTTGGACAAAGTTGAAACGGAAGAAATCACAAAACTGGTCAAAGACCAAAAGGAAAACGGATTGAGAGGGTTCACTGATGGCGAATTCCGCCGCTCATGGTGGCATATCGATTTCATCGAAAACCTGAACGGATTTGAAGGTTATGTGCCGGAACACGGCTATGATTTCGGGGATGTGGAAGTCCGCAAGTACGCTTTCCGCAACGTCGGCAAAATCTCCTTCAACCCGGATCACCCTTTCCTGGCTGCTTTCAAATCATTGAACGAAATCGTCGGTGACCAAGGCGTGGCGAAGTTCACGATCCCCAGCCCGAACGAAGTCTTTTATCCGGGCTACCGCAACGAAGAAATCTACCCTTCCGTCGAAGCGTACCAGGCGGACGTGCAGCAAGCTTACATCGATGCTGTCCAAGCTTTCTACGATCTGGGCTGCCGTTACCTGCAATTGGACGATGTGCACTGGGGCTTCCTTTGCAACTTCGCGGATGATACGGAAGAATACAAAGCTTCCAAACGCGTTGCCGCTGAGAACGTTCAAGCCATCATCGAAGCGAAACCGGCCGACCTTGTTTTGACGACGCATGTCTGCCGCGGTAACTACAAATCCCACCACTCATTGGAAGGTGCTTATGATCCGATCGCGGAAGAACTGTTCGGACAAACAAGTTTTGACGGTTACTTCCTGGAGTATGATACCGATCGTTCCGGCGGTTTTGAGCCACTTGCCTACTTCAAAGGCAAAGGCCGCATCGTATTGGGCCTGGTTACTTCAAAAACAGCGGAGCTCGAGGACAAAGAAGAAATCAAAGCCCGCATCAAGGAAGCAAGCAAATATGTGCCTTTGGATCAATTGGCATTGAGCACGCAATGCGGATTCGCCTCCACTGAAGAAGGCAACTTGCTGTCGGAAGAAGAACAATGGGCTAAAGTGCGCCACGTTGTGGAAATCACCAAAGAAGTTTGGCCGGAAGACTAA
- a CDS encoding aromatic acid exporter family protein codes for MSLSHRTIKIAFATVIAILIAQFFDLNYAVSAGIIAILSVLDTKKSSVLTALQRVASTVLALTIATVLFRIFGFNIIVFGVYLLFYVPVAYRFNLQSGIAPCSVLVTHLLLEQDTSLPWLLNEFALMVIGAGVAILFNLYMPSKASQIILLREQVETQMKEVLHSFSIALREGEDHNQDRLLNELDDQLEKYRQVVYAEFDNQLLDQSTYNIRYFDMRSEQVTILKYMATNLGLCRLPTSENKILAGLFFLTAAQLHEQNTGIYLMEDIDSLLQAFRESELPATRAEFENRAILFQLLNDFRRFIQTKKDFYEEYAAEIKTKK; via the coding sequence ATGAGCTTGAGCCACCGCACCATCAAAATCGCTTTTGCAACCGTTATAGCCATTTTGATTGCGCAATTTTTTGATTTGAATTATGCCGTTTCAGCCGGAATCATCGCAATCCTAAGCGTGCTGGACACAAAGAAATCCTCGGTCCTGACGGCGCTGCAGCGGGTTGCATCCACCGTACTTGCGTTGACGATTGCGACGGTGCTGTTCCGGATTTTTGGATTCAACATCATCGTGTTCGGAGTCTATCTGCTGTTCTATGTACCGGTGGCCTACCGTTTCAATCTCCAATCGGGCATTGCGCCCTGTTCGGTGCTCGTGACGCATCTGCTGTTGGAACAGGACACCAGTCTGCCTTGGTTGCTGAATGAATTCGCCTTGATGGTGATCGGCGCCGGCGTGGCTATTTTGTTCAATCTCTATATGCCATCCAAAGCGAGCCAGATCATCTTGCTTCGCGAACAAGTTGAGACGCAGATGAAGGAAGTGCTGCACAGTTTCAGTATCGCCCTTCGCGAGGGAGAGGATCACAATCAAGACCGTTTGTTGAACGAATTGGATGATCAATTGGAAAAATACAGACAGGTCGTCTACGCGGAATTCGACAATCAGTTGCTGGACCAATCGACCTATAATATCCGCTATTTTGATATGCGCAGCGAGCAAGTCACCATCCTGAAATATATGGCCACTAATCTCGGCTTGTGTAGGCTGCCGACAAGCGAAAACAAGATTTTGGCCGGGCTGTTCTTTCTGACGGCAGCCCAACTGCATGAGCAGAACACAGGAATCTATCTGATGGAGGACATCGACTCTTTGCTGCAAGCGTTCCGTGAAAGCGAGTTACCGGCCACCCGTGCGGAGTTCGAAAACCGCGCCATCCTGTTCCAGTTGCTGAACGACTTCAGACGCTTCATCCAGACGAAAAAAGACTTCTACGAAGAGTACGCTGCGGAAATAAAAACAAAAAAATGA
- a CDS encoding deoxynucleoside kinase, with amino-acid sequence MLVMAGMIGAGKSTYTEMISRRLGTEAFFESVDYNPILDKFYDNPQKWAFSLQIYFLNTRFRSIKAALTDDNNVLDRSIYEDALFTRVNHLQGNISEEEMDIYNDLLANMMEELEGMPRKAPDLLIYLDGSFETILDHIRRRGREFEQIEDDSDLLAYYELLFKNYEQWYQEYDQSPKIRINIDAFDIVNNSGDEEKVMSIIENALLEVRGEEAELTCAGSSKS; translated from the coding sequence GTGCTGGTAATGGCAGGAATGATAGGTGCTGGAAAGTCGACTTATACTGAAATGATATCAAGAAGATTGGGGACGGAGGCCTTTTTCGAAAGCGTCGATTACAACCCGATCTTGGATAAGTTTTATGATAACCCACAAAAATGGGCCTTCAGTCTTCAAATATATTTCTTGAACACGCGTTTCCGCAGCATCAAGGCTGCTTTGACCGATGACAACAATGTCCTGGATCGTTCCATTTACGAGGACGCTCTGTTCACGAGAGTCAACCATCTGCAAGGCAATATCTCAGAAGAAGAGATGGATATCTACAACGACCTGTTGGCCAACATGATGGAAGAACTGGAGGGAATGCCGAGAAAAGCGCCGGATCTGTTGATATATCTGGATGGGTCCTTCGAGACGATTTTGGATCATATCCGTAGGCGCGGCCGTGAATTTGAGCAGATCGAAGACGACTCCGATTTGCTGGCCTACTATGAATTACTTTTCAAAAATTATGAGCAATGGTATCAGGAATACGATCAAAGTCCTAAAATCAGGATCAACATCGATGCGTTTGACATCGTCAATAACAGCGGCGATGAAGAGAAGGTCATGAGCATCATCGAAAATGCGCTCTTGGAAGTCCGCGGCGAAGAGGCCGAATTGACTTGTGCCGGAAGCAGCAAGAGCTAA
- a CDS encoding Ada metal-binding domain-containing protein: protein MMAADKAEQAVNVEQWQAINERDGHFDGQFYYADRNTQLYCKPSCPSRLPKFNQVCIFSSVEAAEAHGYSPCRRCRPNGKAVSDLEWAGQAERFIHNHYQYPLSVNRIAEACHGSSSELQQVFIRSYGVSLMDYLDRVRMDQARFLLIHTKIFIKQIAERVGMPSAAEFSRKFKEKEGMAPIAYRRLMRKRGKVRQS, encoded by the coding sequence ATGATGGCGGCGGATAAGGCAGAGCAAGCGGTGAATGTGGAACAATGGCAGGCAATCAATGAACGGGATGGGCATTTTGATGGACAATTCTATTACGCGGACAGGAATACGCAACTGTACTGCAAGCCGTCCTGTCCTTCCAGGCTTCCGAAATTCAACCAGGTCTGCATCTTTTCCTCGGTGGAGGCTGCCGAGGCGCACGGCTACAGTCCTTGCCGCAGATGCAGGCCGAACGGGAAGGCAGTTTCGGATCTGGAGTGGGCCGGTCAGGCCGAACGTTTCATCCATAATCATTATCAATACCCGTTGAGCGTGAATCGCATTGCCGAGGCCTGTCATGGTTCCTCATCGGAACTGCAGCAGGTTTTCATCCGGAGTTATGGCGTTTCACTGATGGACTATTTGGATCGCGTCCGAATGGATCAAGCGCGCTTCTTGTTGATTCATACAAAAATTTTCATCAAGCAAATAGCCGAACGGGTGGGAATGCCATCCGCAGCGGAATTTTCCCGCAAATTCAAGGAAAAGGAAGGCATGGCACCGATAGCATACCGCAGGCTCATGCGCAAACGCGGCAAGGTTCGACAGTCCTGA
- a CDS encoding CopY/TcrY family copper transport repressor has translation MTELAQKKITDAEWEVMRVVWTNGKATSREIISVLQKKMDWKQTTIKTLIGRLVDKGLLATEPIGNKFIYSANVSEQESVGGATEDLLAHVCTKKVGRTIAELIERARLSHADVALLEKVIAAKKLDAVAEVKCMCTPGQCNCKQTGCLHEEESSDGK, from the coding sequence ATGACCGAACTGGCACAGAAGAAGATAACCGACGCTGAATGGGAAGTTATGCGCGTTGTCTGGACGAACGGGAAAGCGACTAGCCGGGAAATCATTTCGGTTCTGCAGAAAAAAATGGATTGGAAACAAACTACCATCAAAACGCTGATCGGAAGACTCGTCGATAAAGGCTTGTTGGCAACAGAACCGATCGGAAATAAATTCATATACAGTGCAAACGTATCCGAACAGGAAAGCGTCGGTGGCGCTACCGAAGACCTATTGGCGCACGTCTGTACGAAAAAGGTCGGACGCACGATTGCGGAACTGATTGAAAGAGCGAGGCTGAGCCATGCCGATGTTGCGCTGCTGGAAAAAGTGATCGCCGCCAAAAAACTGGATGCTGTAGCCGAAGTGAAGTGCATGTGCACCCCAGGACAATGCAACTGCAAACAAACCGGTTGCTTACATGAGGAGGAATCATCTGATGGAAAATAA
- a CDS encoding heavy metal translocating P-type ATPase, whose protein sequence is MENKSYDIEGMSCASCSQAVEKAAAKVPGVKEAAVNLATEKLTVAVDDSRFSEELLKNAIDSAGYVLVANKKEKTFLIEGMSCASCSQTVEKVTRAVAGVSDASVNLATEKMFVSYDPGVLRAGDIERVVAEAGYKAIEENATIEESDQNQAKKEEHIKSMWRRFWLSAVFTVPLLYLAMGHMLGLPLPMSLHPDMHPVTFALTQLVLTIPVMLLGTKFFTVGFKSLFKGHPNMDSLVALGTSAAFLYSLYGTIAAIGGNNELVMNLYYESAAVILTLITLGKYFEAVSKGKTSEAIKKLMGLAPKTARVIRDGIEQEIKLDAVMVGDILVVRPGDKMAVDGKVTEGLTSVDESMLTGESMPVEKKAGDAIIGGSINKNGTIQYRAEKVGKDTALAQIIKLVEDAQGSKAPIAKLADTISGYFVPIVIVLAVLAGVSWYFLGQESWIFALTITISVLVIACPCALGLATPTAIMVGTGKGAENGVLIKSGTALEVTHKIQTIVFDKTGTITEGKPKVTDVLVSKGLDPDELLLLAASAEKGSEHPLGEAIVRDAEEKGLSLLKPSAFNALPGFGIAVTIDGKELLLGNEKLMLNHAIGLGSFAETSHTLAEQGKTPMYIAMDGELAGIIAVADTVKASSAAAIKKLRGMGIEIAMITGDNKRTAQAIANQVGIDRVLSEVLPEDKAEEVKKLQQGGRKVAMVGDGVNDAPALAQADIGIAIGSGTDVAIESADIVLMQSDLMAVATAVELSKATIKNIKENLFWAFAYNVLGIPVAMGILHVFGGPLLNPMIAGAAMSFSSVSVVLNALRLKGFKPSVSKR, encoded by the coding sequence ATGGAAAATAAAAGTTACGATATAGAAGGCATGAGTTGTGCATCGTGCTCACAAGCCGTGGAAAAAGCTGCCGCCAAAGTTCCAGGAGTCAAGGAAGCGGCAGTCAATTTGGCGACCGAGAAACTGACGGTTGCTGTCGATGACAGCCGTTTTTCTGAAGAACTTCTGAAGAATGCAATCGATTCAGCGGGCTATGTTTTGGTGGCAAACAAGAAAGAAAAGACGTTTCTGATCGAAGGCATGAGTTGCGCCTCCTGTTCCCAAACTGTTGAAAAAGTGACCCGGGCAGTTGCGGGCGTATCTGATGCGTCTGTTAACCTGGCTACCGAAAAAATGTTCGTCTCCTACGATCCGGGTGTGCTTCGTGCCGGGGATATCGAAAGGGTCGTGGCCGAAGCCGGCTACAAGGCGATCGAAGAGAACGCTACTATAGAAGAAAGCGACCAAAACCAAGCGAAGAAAGAAGAGCACATCAAAAGTATGTGGCGGCGCTTCTGGCTGTCGGCTGTATTCACGGTTCCGCTTCTGTATCTCGCGATGGGCCACATGTTGGGCCTGCCGCTGCCGATGAGCCTCCATCCGGATATGCATCCCGTCACGTTTGCGCTCACGCAGCTCGTGCTGACGATTCCGGTGATGCTGCTTGGGACGAAATTTTTTACAGTAGGATTCAAGTCCTTGTTCAAGGGGCATCCGAATATGGACTCATTGGTGGCTTTGGGGACCAGTGCGGCTTTCCTGTACAGTCTGTACGGAACCATTGCGGCAATCGGGGGGAACAATGAGCTTGTCATGAACTTGTATTACGAGTCGGCAGCCGTCATTCTGACGTTGATAACCCTCGGGAAGTACTTCGAGGCTGTTTCAAAAGGTAAGACGTCGGAGGCCATCAAAAAATTGATGGGCTTGGCGCCTAAGACAGCCCGTGTTATCCGCGACGGCATTGAGCAAGAAATCAAACTGGATGCCGTTATGGTCGGGGATATTCTGGTTGTCCGTCCGGGCGATAAAATGGCTGTCGACGGGAAAGTCACGGAAGGCCTGACGTCCGTCGATGAATCGATGCTGACAGGCGAGAGCATGCCGGTGGAGAAAAAAGCGGGCGATGCCATCATCGGCGGCAGCATCAACAAAAACGGAACCATCCAGTACCGGGCCGAAAAAGTCGGGAAAGACACGGCCCTTGCACAGATCATCAAATTGGTGGAAGATGCCCAAGGTTCAAAAGCACCGATCGCAAAGCTGGCTGATACGATTTCGGGCTACTTTGTTCCGATCGTCATCGTGCTCGCTGTTCTGGCCGGTGTTTCCTGGTACTTCTTGGGACAAGAATCATGGATTTTCGCGCTGACCATCACGATTTCGGTCTTGGTAATCGCTTGCCCTTGCGCTTTGGGTTTGGCGACACCGACCGCCATCATGGTGGGTACCGGCAAGGGCGCCGAAAATGGTGTGCTGATCAAAAGCGGGACGGCTCTGGAAGTGACGCACAAGATCCAGACAATCGTTTTCGACAAGACAGGGACAATCACTGAAGGCAAACCGAAAGTCACGGATGTTTTGGTCAGTAAGGGTCTCGATCCCGATGAACTGTTGCTGCTGGCGGCATCGGCTGAGAAAGGGTCGGAGCATCCGCTTGGAGAAGCAATCGTTCGCGATGCGGAGGAGAAAGGGCTGTCTTTGTTGAAACCATCCGCCTTCAATGCGTTGCCCGGCTTCGGAATTGCCGTCACAATCGATGGGAAAGAGCTTCTGTTGGGAAATGAAAAGTTGATGCTGAATCATGCAATCGGACTCGGTTCATTCGCCGAAACTTCCCACACGTTGGCTGAACAAGGCAAAACACCGATGTACATCGCAATGGATGGGGAGTTGGCCGGCATCATCGCTGTTGCCGATACGGTGAAAGCAAGCAGTGCGGCCGCAATCAAAAAACTCCGTGGTATGGGCATCGAAATCGCAATGATCACCGGCGACAATAAACGTACGGCGCAAGCCATCGCCAATCAGGTGGGCATCGACCGGGTCTTGAGTGAAGTATTGCCTGAAGACAAAGCTGAAGAAGTCAAGAAGCTGCAACAGGGGGGCCGCAAAGTCGCCATGGTCGGAGACGGCGTCAATGATGCACCGGCATTGGCTCAAGCCGACATCGGCATCGCCATCGGATCAGGGACGGACGTCGCCATCGAGTCAGCTGATATCGTTCTCATGCAGAGCGACCTGATGGCAGTAGCCACAGCCGTCGAACTCAGCAAAGCCACCATCAAAAACATCAAGGAGAATCTGTTCTGGGCATTCGCCTATAATGTCCTGGGCATTCCTGTCGCGATGGGAATCCTGCATGTCTTCGGAGGCCCTTTGCTGAATCCGATGATCGCCGGAGCAGCGATGAGTTTCAGCTCGGTATCGGTTGTGTTGAATGCATTACGTCTGAAAGGGTTCAAACCTTCCGTCTCAAAACGGTAA
- a CDS encoding heavy metal-associated domain-containing protein — protein sequence MEKELMLEGMKCDGCVATVKEKFSAITGVEEVTVDLEGKKATVKMNQDISEATFNEALSGTKFKVTGSK from the coding sequence ATGGAAAAAGAATTGATGCTGGAAGGGATGAAATGCGATGGTTGCGTAGCAACCGTCAAGGAGAAATTCTCTGCGATTACAGGTGTGGAAGAGGTAACGGTTGATCTGGAAGGAAAGAAAGCAACGGTCAAAATGAACCAAGATATTTCCGAAGCAACTTTCAACGAAGCGTTGTCCGGTACGAAGTTCAAAGTAACCGGCAGCAAATAA
- a CDS encoding cell wall hydrolase has translation MKNFKSRLFVTSATLAAIGFMATANPTQANATEYTSSTWTARTADQIKADIQNLESGSKYTFQWGDTLSAIALATDVSVNALVDVNSIGNADMIIAGNSIVLSADHNIVTVEQDSEVKSYDVSSEEAVEVETPVEVVEEVQAAKQAKQAKPVAEAAVAPAAETYVEPAPVAQASSTTYQASYFLYQVVQAEAGPSYQEKLNVASVIMNRVDSGIWGGTTIDAVLYAPGQFSVVSNGAAAAQVPSADTIQAVNEVLNGYRSTSAESFRASGDGVTNVFF, from the coding sequence ATGAAAAACTTCAAATCTAGATTATTCGTAACAAGCGCAACTTTAGCAGCCATCGGTTTTATGGCAACAGCAAATCCTACACAAGCAAACGCAACAGAATATACTTCATCCACTTGGACAGCACGTACAGCAGATCAGATCAAAGCGGATATCCAAAACTTGGAGAGCGGCAGCAAATACACTTTCCAATGGGGCGACACTTTATCAGCAATCGCTTTGGCGACTGACGTATCCGTGAATGCTTTAGTCGATGTAAACAGCATCGGAAATGCAGACATGATCATTGCCGGCAACTCGATCGTATTATCTGCTGATCACAACATCGTGACTGTTGAACAAGATTCAGAAGTGAAGAGCTATGATGTCAGCTCCGAAGAAGCGGTTGAAGTCGAAACACCAGTTGAAGTAGTTGAAGAAGTGCAGGCAGCTAAACAAGCTAAGCAAGCTAAGCCGGTTGCTGAAGCAGCCGTAGCACCAGCAGCAGAAACATATGTTGAGCCGGCTCCAGTAGCACAAGCGTCATCAACGACTTACCAAGCGAGCTACTTCTTGTATCAAGTAGTCCAAGCTGAAGCAGGCCCAAGCTACCAAGAAAAATTGAACGTTGCTTCTGTTATCATGAACCGTGTTGATTCCGGAATCTGGGGCGGAACGACCATTGACGCTGTATTGTATGCACCAGGTCAATTTTCAGTAGTTTCCAACGGAGCTGCTGCAGCACAAGTACCTTCCGCTGACACAATCCAAGCAGTAAATGAAGTATTGAACGGTTACCGTTCAACCTCAGCTGAAAGCTTCCGCGCTTCAGGCGATGGCGTAACAAACGTATTCTTCTAA
- a CDS encoding HD domain-containing protein — MGIMKNTTTTTYIKDDRISMQMPQFHWKNDAEYVALVEDLIYHEELLHMETITHHHFTNRLEHSIRVSYKSYQLAKKWKLDARATARAGLLHDFFHEDRDAVAQLNIGSHADAHPKIACENACRITEISSLERDIILKHMFLVSRCGLPRYKESFIVTYVDKYVAIKEVVEPIKEIAGSRLRNLVSKLSPVNLNINI, encoded by the coding sequence ATGGGCATCATGAAAAACACAACCACAACTACTTACATAAAGGATGATAGAATAAGCATGCAGATGCCACAATTTCATTGGAAAAATGATGCTGAATATGTCGCTTTGGTCGAAGATCTCATCTATCACGAAGAATTATTGCATATGGAGACCATTACCCACCACCACTTCACCAATCGTTTGGAGCATTCTATCCGCGTATCCTATAAGAGTTATCAGCTTGCAAAAAAATGGAAGCTGGATGCCCGAGCCACTGCACGTGCCGGCTTGTTGCATGACTTTTTCCACGAAGACCGCGATGCCGTCGCGCAACTGAATATCGGTTCCCATGCAGATGCCCATCCGAAAATCGCTTGCGAAAATGCTTGTCGCATCACTGAAATCAGCTCATTGGAGCGTGATATCATCCTTAAGCATATGTTCCTGGTGAGCCGTTGCGGCCTGCCGCGCTACAAAGAAAGCTTTATCGTAACCTATGTGGACAAATACGTCGCAATCAAAGAAGTTGTCGAGCCGATCAAAGAAATCGCAGGCTCCCGTCTTCGTAATCTGGTTTCCAAATTGAGTCCGGTAAACCTGAACATCAACATTTAA
- a CDS encoding aminotransferase class IV produces MEKVEGPFYLLNDDLLKNEDDRKHPEFEGRTVYEFIRVQDGIAIFLEDHLERFFRSAAYLDLPLPATAESIEDRVYRLIAANQVEEQNLKFILGKTSKGESVLWIFFTQSIYPPKKYYEEGIATSLFRIERLDPNIKLVRSDYQKAVLQERDDKGVYELLLVDGNEQITEGSRTNVFFVKGNELFTPPAQAVLLGIVRKKVFEICAKRQIPINETAIPVEWVKEAEGAFVSGTGNNVLPISKIGDHLIPTMENPVVQAIMADYAELVRMYKEKNKH; encoded by the coding sequence GTGGAGAAAGTAGAAGGACCTTTTTACCTATTGAACGATGACCTCCTCAAAAATGAGGACGACAGAAAACATCCGGAATTCGAAGGACGGACCGTATATGAATTCATCCGTGTCCAGGATGGGATTGCGATATTTTTGGAGGATCATCTGGAACGTTTTTTCCGCTCTGCGGCTTATCTTGACCTGCCACTGCCTGCTACGGCAGAGTCCATTGAGGACCGCGTCTATCGCCTGATAGCTGCCAATCAGGTCGAGGAGCAGAACCTTAAGTTCATCCTTGGTAAAACGTCAAAAGGCGAGAGTGTGTTGTGGATTTTTTTCACCCAGAGCATCTATCCTCCAAAAAAATATTATGAAGAGGGCATCGCGACGAGCCTCTTCCGCATCGAAAGGTTGGATCCGAACATCAAGCTTGTCCGATCTGATTACCAGAAAGCGGTACTGCAGGAGCGGGATGACAAAGGGGTTTATGAACTGTTGCTGGTTGATGGAAATGAACAGATCACCGAAGGCAGCCGCACGAATGTCTTTTTTGTGAAGGGCAACGAACTGTTCACGCCTCCGGCACAAGCGGTCTTGCTGGGAATCGTCCGCAAGAAAGTGTTCGAAATCTGTGCAAAACGACAAATACCGATCAATGAGACGGCAATCCCGGTCGAGTGGGTCAAGGAAGCTGAAGGAGCTTTTGTTTCCGGCACCGGCAATAATGTGTTGCCGATATCCAAAATCGGAGATCATTTGATTCCTACGATGGAAAATCCAGTTGTGCAGGCAATCATGGCAGATTATGCCGAACTGGTCAGGATGTACAAAGAAAAAAATAAACACTAA